In the genome of Acaryochloris sp. CCMEE 5410, the window AGCAATGTAGAGGGCACGCGCAATCTCCTCCAAGCAGCCCGAGACGCAGGGATTGAACGCACCGTTTACACCAGCTCAGTGGCCGCCATTGGCGTTAAAGCAGGGAATAGTGCCGATGAAACCTATCAGAGTCCGGTGGAGAAGCTGATTGGTGACTATAAAAAATCGAAATATTGGGCAGAGCAGGAAGCCCACAAAGCCGTTCAACTGGGCCAAGATATTGTGATTGTCAATCCTAGCACCCCCATTGGCCCTTGGGATATTAAACCTACACCTACAGGCGATATGATTCTGCGGTTTCTGAGACGGCAAATGCCCTTTTATTTGAATACGGGGTTGAACCTTATCCATGTTCAAGACGTGGTTCGCGGCCATTTGCTAGCCCTAGAAAAGGGAAAAACGGGAGAGCGCTATATTCTGGGCAATCAGAATATGACCCTAAAAGAAATGCTGGATGTGTTGGCTGAGTTAACAGGGTTGTCCGCTCCCAAAGGCGAGATTCCTGCATGGATTCCCCTGACCACAGCCTGGATCGATGAAGTCGTTCTAGCGACGGTGGGCAAAACCCCCTCTGTGCCCTTAGCTGGGGTACAAATGGCCAAGCAAATGATGTTTTACAACCCTACCAAAGCGATTCAAGAGTTAGGACTGCCACAAACCCCAGTCCGTCAGGCACTGCAAGAGGCAGTCGATTGGTTTGTTAGCCACAACTACGTTCCCCAGACATAATACAGACTGCAATGTTTTGATTATTAATCCTGCAAAATGCATAGGGCAGCGTTAAATTAACGATAGAGTAATGTGTTCCTCCTGAGACTCGCAAACTCTAGCTCCAGAGAAGAAAAATGGTTTGTTGCCTAAATCCTGACTGCAAAAAGCCAATTAACCCTGATTTCCACAAGTTTTGTCAGCAATGTGGCACGCCTATTGTTCACTTGTTGCGGGATCGTTTTAAGGTGATCAAGCCCCTTGGTCGAGGTGGCTTTGGCAATACCTATCTCGCGGAAGATCTAGATCGACTGAATGAGCCTTGTGTGGTCAAAAAGCTCACCTACCAAGCAACGGAGGCTTGGGAACAGAAAAAAGCGATTGAGATGTTTGCCAGCGAAGCCCGACAGCTTAAGCAGTTAGGGCATCATCCGCAAATCCCCAAGCTGACGGCCTATTTCCAGGAAGGGCAGAATTTATATCTCGTTCAGCAGTATGTGGATGGCCACAATCTGATCGAACTGCTTGAGCAGAACGGAGCCTTTAGTGAACAACAAATTCGCCAGGTTCTACTGGATGTATTGCCCGTTTTGCAAAGTCTGCACGATCAAGGGGTGATTCATCGCGACTTAAAGCCCGACAACATTATGCAACGGCGAGATGGTAAGCATGTGCTGATTGATTTTGGTGTGGCAAAACTGCTGAAGCAAACGGCAGTGGCTCATGCTGGGGCTGGCACCATCGTTGGTTCACCAGGCTATGCCTCACCCGAGCAGATTCAGCGGGGACGCGCGACGCCCGTGGGCGATTTGTACGGTTTGGGATCGAGCTGTTTCCACTTGCTTAGCCATGTCTCTCCCTATCACCTGTCCTTAGAGTTCAATTACCTCTGGAGTGAAGACTGGCAGCAATATATTGCTCAATCCCTCAGTCCTGACCTCCAGAAAATCCTTGATAAGCTGCTGCAAATCGAACCGGCGCAACGTTATCAGTCTGCCAATGAAGTGTTGCAAGATCTGAGGGTTGCACCGGAGTTGCCATCGCCAAAAATATCCTTGCCCACTCGCTCTACTTTGCCTGGGAAAATTCCCCAACTGTCTGGGAAAGTGTGGGCTGCGATCGCATCCCTCGGTTTAATAGGTGTATTCGGGATTGGATACGTCGCGATACAGGCCAACAATACCGTATCCGTATCGCCCATGAGCCAATCAGAAGCTCTACTTCGGAGTGGGTATGAGAAGTATCGAGCGAAGGATTATGAAGGTGCGATCGCAGACTACGACGAGTCTATCGACCTAGATGACCAGAATGCCGATGCCTTTAACGAGCGCGGGCTAGCTAAATACGGTCTCCAGAACTATCAGGCCGCCCTGTCCGACTACGACCAGGCTTTGACCCTAGACGACCGACATGCCAATGCTTACGGTAATCGAGGGCTGACGAAACATGCCCTGCGAGACTATCAAGGGGCTGTCGAAGACTACAATCAGGCGATTCGCCTCAATCCTCAATATGCCTATGTCTATCACAATCGGGGAGTCTCCAAGTACAACCTCAAAGATTTGCAGGGGGCGCTTTCAGACTACGATCAAGCCCTACGTATTGATCCAAAGCGTGAAGATACCTTACGGAATCGAGGTCGTATTCACTATGACTTAGGAAAGTTCCGCGCTGCTTTAGCAGACTATGATCAGGCGATTCGCCTGGATGGAAAGCATGCTAATGCCTATAATGGCCGCGCCCATGCTAAAGGCAAACTGGGGGATTGGAAAGGTGAGTTAGCAGACTTTGATAAAGCGCTGGAGCTAGATGATCAGCTGATAGATTCATACAATGGTCGAGGCTTAGCTCAATATAATCGTAAAAATTATCGAGAAGCCATCCAAGATTACAATAGGGCGCTTCGCATAGAACCGGACTATGCGGTTGCCTATTTCAATCGTGGATTTGTCAAAGAAGTTCAGAACGATGTTGAAGGAGCAAAAGCGGACTTCCAAAAAGCTGCGGATCTCTATCAAAGCCAGGGCAATCAGCGTCGGCAAGATGCTTTGCGAGAGTTGAGACGGCTCCAAAACTCTGAAGCTAAACAAGTTGGGAATTAATACATCACGCGTAAATTTTCCTTGATCCAATTTTCTTGTGGATCGAGAATAATATCTGAATTCAGCGAGCATAAATCTCCATAGGAATTATCTCAGCTAGCATTCCAATGACTGAATAAAACTCCGAACAAAATATTCAAAAGAGTATGGATTAATGTTCTCTCACAAGCACAAAAAAGAAGGGAATTGGAATATCTTTGGAGTCCATAAGCCCCAGAACCGTATCATCATCTACCTTTCTGAAGGTGTCGTGAATGGGCAAAGAATCGTAAATCATCGTTGCACTAACCTTGTGCCGATATTCCATCATGCGTAATCTTGACCTTTACTCGAAAAAGTGGACATTCCCGAAGAGTCGATAACCTAGGAGAATGTTTACATGACACAAAGACCCCGTCGAACCTTTACTACTGAACAGAAGGCTGAGGCCGTCAAAATTGTTCAACAGTCTGGTAAATCTGTTAATCAAGTGGCGAGAGAACTGGACTTAACCCCGAGTGCCTTACGCAAATGGATCAAACAAGCCCAAATTGACCAACACCCTATCCCCGGTGGCCCCTTGACATCTGCTGAGCGTCAAGAACTCAACCAATTGCGTCGAGACCTCAAACGCGTTCAGATGGAACGAGATTTCCTAAAAAAAGCAGCAACCTTCTTTGCTCAGGAAAGCTCAACCCCTATGAGTTAATCAAAGCAGAGAAGGTGAACTTCCCCATTGTCTTGATGTGTAAAGTCCTCAAGTTATCGAGAAGTGGCTACTATGCCTGGGTAAAGCGAAAGCCCTCCCTAGACACCAGGAGAATGAAATCTTGTCAGAGCAGATTCAACAGATTCATGATGAGAGTCGTCAAACTTACGGCTCACCCCGAATTCATGCATCGTTGGTTGAAAAAGGATTTCCAGTCAGTCGCCAACGGGTGGTCCGACTCATGGCAAAGCTAGGGATTTGTGCTCAAGCGAAGCGTCCATTCAAAGTCACTACTCATTCTGAGCATGATGGGCCGATTGCCCCGAATATCCTAGACAGGACGTTTACGAGCGAGAAACCTGACCAAGCTTGGGTTGCAGATATCACCTATATCTCGACCCATGAAGGATGGTTATATTTGGCCGTCATTATTGACTTGTTCTCTCGACGAGTCGTAGGTTGGTCCATGGCTGAGCATATGCGGACACAATTAGTTCTCAATGCCCTAAAGGCTGCCTTATACCAAATCCGACTCATTAAATCCCGAAATATCTCATCTGTCAAACTGGCCACCAATGGTAGTGAGTGAGAGCTTGAATGTCTGATTGCATTGTCATTAAAGTTCGACAGCGCTGCTCGAGAACATCTTCGAGGTCTTCCAGGGTCTCAAAACACCGATTAGCCAGTGGTTCATCCGCTAGCCGCCACAACCGTTCAGCGGGCTGTAGCTCTGGAGAATAGGGGGGTAAAACCTTCAGATGAATGCCAGGTGGCACCACCCGATTCTTACAGGTATGCCATCCGGCTCCATCGAGAACGAGAAGAATCTGTTTGTGCTTTCCCGCTCCAACTTGCTGAGCAAAGCTTTGTAGGGCTTGATTAAACCATTCTCCATTGACCCGAGGCAGAATGAACCATTCGGTATTGCCAGTTGCGGGATGAACGAATCCATACAGATAGGTCCATTCATAGCGATGGTCCACCTCAGCAATTGGACGCTGACCCACAGGTGCCCAAATCTTTCGAATAATGGGTTTAAGGCCTAAACGATGTTCATCAAAAGACCAAACTTCGACCTGAGCATTAGGGTAGCGTCGCTCCAATTCTGCTTTGTACTCAGGCAGTTTTTTAAAAGCGGCTTGGGCCTCTGGTTCACCTTTACGATGATGAGGACGTGGGCATTGCAAGGACTGCTCCAATCGCTTGAGATAGTCCCAACCGCGTTGGGGCCACACCTTCTCGACTCCGGTCATCTGAGCGATGACCTGGGCTACTTTAGGTCCGTTCCATAGACCACCGTCGGCGGGTGGGGTTTGTAGACGAGTCAACAATTGTGCACATTGGTCTTGAGTCAGAAGACTGCGAGATTGATGAGGTCGCTTATCTTTGCGTCGGTTGCGTAACCCATGGGCGCCATTGTGGTTATACTCCCTGACGATTTCTCGAGCGTAATCGTAGTTGAGACCGACCACTTGGGCTGCTTGAGTCAGGGTTGTTTGCTCACTGACGAGCCATAGTAGATGCCAGCGGCGCGATTCTACTGGGTCTTGGCTGGCTCGGTAATGAGACTTCAGCTCGTCAGGCGAAAAATGGGGTTCGAGATATAGTTTTCTTGGCATTCTCTAATTATGCATTATATCGGAGTTATATAAATCGGATTTGGTATTAGGACAACGGATACCAGCACAGACTGGATTAATCTTTCATTCTGACCGAGGCAGTCAATATGCCAGTGGGGACTATCAACAGGCTTTAATCAAGAAGGGAATCACTTGTAGTATGAGTCGTCGAGCCAATTGCTGGGATAATGCGGTGGCTGAAAGCTTTTTGGGGACCCTCAAAACTGAGTTAATTTATCCCACAACGTTCCCTAATCGAGCGATGGCTAAGACGGCTATTGCAGAATGGATTGAGGTTTTCTACAACCGACAACGACTTCATTCAACCCTTGGATATTGCGCCCCTGTCCAATTTGAAGAAAATTACTGGAGGACACGAAATCAAACACTCGCAGCTTAAATGAACTGTCCACTTTTTCGAGTAAAGGTCACGTCTTGCGTCGAAAGGTTGCATTACGTCGTCTCATGGAGGCATTAAACGCTTCAACATGATTAGCATGTATCTCTTCGTTAGACACCTCATGAGCCAGGGTTGTTTTACGTTACTCCTAGAAAAAATAGGATGGTTCTACTGACCAACAGTAGAGAGACCGATGAGCCATCTAATCGATACTTTGAAGCAAGTCCCGGATTTCCGCAGTGCCCATGGCCGTATTCATCCGTTATGGCTGCTGTTGCTATTGATGGTGATGGGCATGCTTGCTGGATATCAAGGGTACCGTCCGTTAGAAACCTTTGTGAGCGATTATCGCCAGCCTTTAAGTGAGCTATTGGGGCTTGAGAGCCTCGAAGTTCCGTCTCACTGTACCTTTCGTCGAGTGATGAAGGGGCTTGACTTCCAAGCGTTGAGCCACCAATTTGAAGCATGGATGCTCTCGAAAGCCCAGACTCACTCTCCCGATAATTATGCAGCCTCCATTGATGGCAAACGGATTCGTCAGGGGCTGACAGATGCCAAGGGGAAGCAGCGTTTTGTAGGGTTGGTGAGTTTATTTGCGGTGGAAGCAGGCATCACCCTCAAGCTCGAAGCCCTCACTCAGGAGGATAATAGCGAAATCAAAGTCGTCCAGGCACTGTTGGAAACCCTTCAACTCGATGGCTTGCTGATTACCATGGATGCCTTACACGCCCAAAAAAACACTTGAGAAGATTGTGGCCTCGGGTAACGACTATCTTGTGGCGGTCAAATCCAATCAGGGAAGACTTTACGACCACCTCCAGACTTACTTTGAGTGTCTTAAACCCATGGCTGAGCACATCCACTCCGCCCAAAGTAGAGGACGAGATGAACATCGGTGTATACAGGTTTATGAGCCTGTCGGCATAGCCTTACAGGAATGGGAGGCAATTCGCTCTGTGCTTTGTGTCCAACGATGGGGCACTCGCAAAGGAAAGGAGTATCACAATACGGCCTATTACATCAGTTCAGCTGCCACCTCACCCCAGCATTGGCAATCTCTGGTCCGAGAACATTGGGGCATTGAAAATCGGTTGCATTGGCCGAAGGATGTTGTTTTTGGCGAAGATGATTATCGACTCGAAGATGAACAAGCACTGCTCAATTGGTCAGTGCTTAGAACTATTGGGATTAATATCCTGCGGCTAAACGACTATCAATCCCTCAAAACCGCGATGACTAAGCTGGCTAATCGGGTCGATATTATTTTTTCGCTGCTAACTTAAAACAGCCCTGCCTCATGAGCTGTATCAGGATGCTCTGGAATAGGTGATTGATACAGGACTAACGCATTGACAGAAATTACCCCCAATGTTCAAGAGAGCCATCCCAGCAGTGGTTGTTCAAGAATGAATTGTCGAGCAACCTCTTGATATAACTTGCGTTGTAGGGCATACCAGTTGTCTATCTGTTGATGCCAAACTTGTAATTCCAGCTCTACAAAAGCCCTCAGCGCACAAAACACATGGGTATGAACAGCCTCAGTTAAACGCACACGAAACCGCTGAAGTCCACACAATTGTTTGCCTGCACGATGAAAGCATTCAATGCCCCAATGGAGTGTGTGTAAATGCTCAAACTCAGCTTTACCTGCAATAGCAAGCTCCTTCGGGTCTGGCGCATACAGAAGGTAATAGCGACACGATTCGTTTTTGAATCGCTGGCAAAAAACCTTCACGATGCCCACCCCTTTGAGGTAAACATGTAATCCTTGTTCAGGGATGACAAGGGTATCCACGCGTTGATACTGGCTCTGGCCCAATCGCACCTGTCGATTTTGGCAACACCAACCAGGAATCCCAATTGCACGTCTTTGAGTAAATTGAGATTGGCCTTGGATGCATACCAAGCATCGCTGGTGAAGGTCGTCGGTCGAAGCCCCCAAGCTAAAACCTCTTGGAGCATTTCCTGGAGATATTGATTCTTGGTTTTGCCCTCCTGTTTGTCATAAATACGATAGTTAATGGGGACTCTCAAGCCATTGGGACTGGTGTAGTACAGGGTGATTAAGGGGATTCCCAAAATCGGTTTGCTATGTTTGCTACTCCAGTAATATCCCAACAGGTCCATTTTCTTGGGGTTGCTGTAGAGTTTCTCAAGAACAGTATCATCAGCACTCAAAACGCCTCCGGTCAGCTCAATCCATTCATTGTCTGCAAGTAAATCAAATAGATCTTTGGGCTCATAGCGTTCTCGAAGCAAAAAGCGGTTGATGCTGTCGTGAGAAACATCTTTGAGGATTTCTGCCATATGGCTGCATCCATCTCCTTGGGGTTGAGCTAGGAGATAGCGGACATAAAGGTCTTGGGTGCACTGAGCAGTTGAAGGCTTGCTGGGTATTCGCAACAGAGGGAGAACATTAACGGCCTTTATCTTTCAACCCACAAAATAAAACCCGTGTCAATGCGTAAGTCCTGTGATACTTTTGACGAGGACGCCCCTTCTTTGTTTTGGCTCCTTTGTTTTTAATGCGCACTCTTACCCCTTTCGGCAGTCGTTTGAGAGGCCGCCCCGGTTTGCCATTGCGAATGATGTCATGGCAAATATCAAACAGAATATTGCCATAGCGCCTTTCTCCATCCGTTAATAGACTCAAATTGTCCGTTTGCTCAATCACTCGAGCCAAACACTATAACGCCTTCTCAAATAATTGCTGGTCTTTTCGCCCACAATGCAATTCCCACAGAAACCGACTCCCCCGTTCCATCAGAACAATTGTCCAACCTTGCGACTCTGAGGGCGGTTTGTTTTTGTTCACCTTGGATAAAGCTTATCCCCCTCTATTTCTTGGTCAATGAACCGATGGACTAACGAATAGAGCATTAAGGTCGGCTTGAGGCTAGATAGGCGTCTTTCCCAATCAATCACACTTTTTTTGGATACATTGTGGGTGCGAGCTGTGGCATTCAGGCTCATCCCTTCACTCCTGGCTTTGAGGATGGTGATAATCCAGCTTAATGGGGTTTTGAGTCCTGAGATCGGAGTTGCAAACGTCTCACTGAAATAGATGTCACATCGACGGCAATGGAGGATAGTCCGTGAACCATGCCCTTTTGTTAGATAACGAGTGTGGGTATTGGGTGTCACCATAAGTACAGCATGGACAATAATGAACAGAAAAATCCATTGAAAGAACGATGTTATAGAATGCATCGATTATCTCTCAAATTAATATATAGAAAGCTTCTCTGCTGCCCCACTCTACGGAACCAGTACCAAAAAGCCCACACGGTCAAAAACAATATCATCAGCGAACGAGGAGGCAAGGTATTGTTTTTGAGTGATACCTATGAAGGCAAAAAGCATGATAAGAAGATTGCTGATGAAGAAGGGTATCGGTTCCCAGAAGGGAGTAAGCTTTGGCAAGATACTGGGTTCCAAGGATTTGCCCCAGGTGGGGTGAGCATCAAGCAACCGAAGAAGAAACCTCAAAAAGCAGAATTGACAGATCCACAGAAAGAGGAAAATCGACAAATTTCAAAGGTCCGAGTTGAGGTGGAGCATCAAATCGGGGGGATTAAGCGTTGTCAGATAGTGGTTCAGAGATTTAGAAATTGGGTTGACCATTATGTTGATGACGTGATGGAAACGGCTTGTGGGCTTCATAATTTCCGGTTGACTCACCGGCGCGGGAAAATTACCGGGCAATTTGGAACTGCCTAATCACAAACGTGAAAGTAAAAAGCGCTTCTGCAAGGTGTCTATGCTATTTCCGATAAGGTCTATAATATTCTTCGTCACACGAGTATGACTTTGATCAGGCGATAAAATTTCAATCGTCCAATCAGGTGCAAGCGAAAAAGCATTCGCCACTTCTCCACTGTCATCACAAAGAATTCGACTCCATGTAAACACCGCAATATCAGGAACCGTTGATCGTCCACCATAGACATCCGCAGGATGGCTTCTCGAAGGGTACGTGCAGCGTAACTCAGGGAAAGCACAAGCAACTCGTTCTGGCTTAACCACCGCATTAATCGCAGCTAATAGCTCACCTTGGATACGGCTATGTTTTCCTTGAGGCATTGGCTTTTGCAGGATCTGCTCTTCAATATACTCACTGGCTGGTTTAGTCTCCGGTAACCTAAGGAATTCTTCCAGAGTCAGGGATTTAGAAGGAACTTGAACCATTTTGAGAGCATCGCTAACAGTGCTAGTTACAGAATAGCGTTAGGGTGAAAACTGGACCTGCCCTGCTTTCACCGTCAAGACCTGTGCAGAATCTAGCCATTTAGCATCAAAAGCACCTAAGTGAGTGGTCGTAATCAGGGTTTGAAAGCGGGTCTGAATCGCATCTAAAAGCTGGTTTTGCCGATTCAGATCCAGCTCCGCTAGCACATCATCTAGGAGCAGTAAGGGGGCTTCTCCTACCACTTCCTCAATCAACTTCAGCTCCGCCAGCTTCAGAGCCAAAACTAACGTGCGTTGCTGGCCTTGCGACCCATACTGACGAGCTGGAGTGCCATTAATAAGCAACGTAACTTCATCCCGATGAGGACCAACCAGGGATAAACCTTGCAATTGCTCCAGCATCGACTTTTCCTCCAGTTGGCTGAGGAATTGAGGGTAGAGCTGCTCAGGAAATTGGGGGTCGTAGCTGACATTAGGGGTGTAGAGAATTTCAAGCTGTTCTTGGTGACCGCTAATGGTTTGGTGCCAGTGGCCCGCCAGGGGGACTAACCGCATCAACATCCGCTGACGTCGCTGAATCACCCGTGAACCACTCGCTGCCAGCTGCTGGTTCCAAAGAATAAGTTGCTGGGGGTCAACCTGAGGAGCATTGTCAGCACGATGATGCTTCAGATAAGCATTGCGCTGCTTAAGGACCTGCTGATATTGCTGCAGCAAATGGGCATAGACAGGTTCCAACTGCACCAGCACTGCATCAAGCCAATTCCGTCGCTCTCCTGGACCTCCCCGCACCAGATCCATATCAAGACTGGAAAACTGGACAATATTGAGGTGCCCCAGAAAATCGAGCTGGCGACGAATCGTTTCACTATTCACAGAAACCGTGCGACGACCATTGGCCCGCAGAGTCAAACTCAAGTCGAGAGGACCACTCTCCCGTTGGAGGGTTGCTGTAACCTGACTGAGGGATTCACCTTCTTTAACCAAGTCGCGATCGCGGCTGACCCGATGAGATTTTAAGGTTGAGAGCAGCTCCACTGCTTCTAGTAAATTGGATTTGCCCTGGGCATTTGGTCCCACCAAAATCGTTTTGGGAGCAGAGAACTCCACCTGCTGGGCGACATAGTTGCGAAATTGGATCAGGTGAAGCTGCTGGAGATACACAAGGGCTTAATGCTCAAAAATATTGTCAAAATGCATCAGATCCAGGGTGACGATGGTGGGTAGGCATTGGAAGCAAGCCATCGCTAATTCTAGGCGCTCTTCCCGCTCCAGCATCTTCACAAGGGTGGCTTGGGCCGATAGCAAATAGCGGACATCATTCGATGCATAGTTCAACTGCTCTTCTGAGAGGTTTTCCGCATTTCCCCAGTCAGAACTTTGGGCTGACTTGTCGAGTTCTTCACCCACTAACTCTCTGACTAGCTCCTTCAGACCATGACGAGGGCTGTAGGTTCGCACCAATTTACTGGCTATTTTTGTGCAGAAGATCGGCATGGTTTCAATATCAAGGTGATGCAACAGCGTGGCGATATCAAAGCGGGCAAAGTGAAAGACCTTTAGGACTTTGTCCGCTTCCATCAGCTGCTTCAGG includes:
- a CDS encoding transposase; this translates as MTQRPRRTFTTEQKAEAVKIVQQSGKSVNQVARELDLTPSALRKWIKQAQIDQHPIPGGPLTSAERQELNQLRRDLKRVQMERDFLKKAATFFAQESSTPMS
- a CDS encoding IS630 family transposase — protein: MPRKLYLEPHFSPDELKSHYRASQDPVESRRWHLLWLVSEQTTLTQAAQVVGLNYDYAREIVREYNHNGAHGLRNRRKDKRPHQSRSLLTQDQCAQLLTRLQTPPADGGLWNGPKVAQVIAQMTGVEKVWPQRGWDYLKRLEQSLQCPRPHHRKGEPEAQAAFKKLPEYKAELERRYPNAQVEVWSFDEHRLGLKPIIRKIWAPVGQRPIAEVDHRYEWTYLYGFVHPATGNTEWFILPRVNGEWFNQALQSFAQQVGAGKHKQILLVLDGAGWHTCKNRVVPPGIHLKVLPPYSPELQPAERLWRLADEPLANRCFETLEDLEDVLEQRCRTLMTMQSDIQALTHYHWWPV
- a CDS encoding transposase family protein, which codes for MHRLSLKLIYRKLLCCPTLRNQYQKAHTVKNNIISERGGKVLFLSDTYEGKKHDKKIADEEGYRFPEGSKLWQDTGFQGFAPGGVSIKQPKKKPQKAELTDPQKEENRQISKVRVEVEHQIGGIKRCQIVVQRFRNWVDHYVDDVMETACGLHNFRLTHRRGKITGQFGTA
- a CDS encoding ISAs1 family transposase (programmed frameshift): MSHLIDTLKQVPDFRSAHGRIHPLWLLLLLMVMGMLAGYQGYRPLETFVSDYRQPLSELLGLESLEVPSHCTFRRVMKGLDFQALSHQFEAWMLSKAQTHSPDNYAASIDGKRIRQGLTDAKGKQRFVGLVSLFAVEAGITLKLEALTQEDNSEIKVVQALLETLQLDGLLITMDALHAQKTLEKIVASGNDYLVAVKSNQGRLYDHLQTYFECLKPMAEHIHSAQSRGRDEHRCIQVYEPVGIALQEWEAIRSVLCVQRWGTRKGKEYHNTAYYISSAATSPQHWQSLVREHWGIENRLHWPKDVVFGEDDYRLEDEQALLNWSVLRTIGINILRLNDYQSLKTAMTKLANRVDIIFSLLT
- the recF gene encoding DNA replication/repair protein RecF (All proteins in this family for which functions are known are DNA-binding proteins that assist the filamentation of RecA onto DNA for the initiation of recombination or recombinational repair.) produces the protein MYLQQLHLIQFRNYVAQQVEFSAPKTILVGPNAQGKSNLLEAVELLSTLKSHRVSRDRDLVKEGESLSQVTATLQRESGPLDLSLTLRANGRRTVSVNSETIRRQLDFLGHLNIVQFSSLDMDLVRGGPGERRNWLDAVLVQLEPVYAHLLQQYQQVLKQRNAYLKHHRADNAPQVDPQQLILWNQQLAASGSRVIQRRQRMLMRLVPLAGHWHQTISGHQEQLEILYTPNVSYDPQFPEQLYPQFLSQLEEKSMLEQLQGLSLVGPHRDEVTLLINGTPARQYGSQGQQRTLVLALKLAELKLIEEVVGEAPLLLLDDVLAELDLNRQNQLLDAIQTRFQTLITTTHLGAFDAKWLDSAQVLTVKAGQVQFSP
- the hpnA gene encoding hopanoid-associated sugar epimerase; amino-acid sequence: MAKLNVFVTGATGFVGANLVRLLLSEGHQVRALVRPQSDLTNLAGLDVEQVIGRLTDDDLNQKLQGCQVLFHVAAHYSLWRADRDQLWQSNVEGTRNLLQAARDAGIERTVYTSSVAAIGVKAGNSADETYQSPVEKLIGDYKKSKYWAEQEAHKAVQLGQDIVIVNPSTPIGPWDIKPTPTGDMILRFLRRQMPFYLNTGLNLIHVQDVVRGHLLALEKGKTGERYILGNQNMTLKEMLDVLAELTGLSAPKGEIPAWIPLTTAWIDEVVLATVGKTPSVPLAGVQMAKQMMFYNPTKAIQELGLPQTPVRQALQEAVDWFVSHNYVPQT
- a CDS encoding serine/threonine-protein kinase, producing MVCCLNPDCKKPINPDFHKFCQQCGTPIVHLLRDRFKVIKPLGRGGFGNTYLAEDLDRLNEPCVVKKLTYQATEAWEQKKAIEMFASEARQLKQLGHHPQIPKLTAYFQEGQNLYLVQQYVDGHNLIELLEQNGAFSEQQIRQVLLDVLPVLQSLHDQGVIHRDLKPDNIMQRRDGKHVLIDFGVAKLLKQTAVAHAGAGTIVGSPGYASPEQIQRGRATPVGDLYGLGSSCFHLLSHVSPYHLSLEFNYLWSEDWQQYIAQSLSPDLQKILDKLLQIEPAQRYQSANEVLQDLRVAPELPSPKISLPTRSTLPGKIPQLSGKVWAAIASLGLIGVFGIGYVAIQANNTVSVSPMSQSEALLRSGYEKYRAKDYEGAIADYDESIDLDDQNADAFNERGLAKYGLQNYQAALSDYDQALTLDDRHANAYGNRGLTKHALRDYQGAVEDYNQAIRLNPQYAYVYHNRGVSKYNLKDLQGALSDYDQALRIDPKREDTLRNRGRIHYDLGKFRAALADYDQAIRLDGKHANAYNGRAHAKGKLGDWKGELADFDKALELDDQLIDSYNGRGLAQYNRKNYREAIQDYNRALRIEPDYAVAYFNRGFVKEVQNDVEGAKADFQKAADLYQSQGNQRRQDALRELRRLQNSEAKQVGN
- a CDS encoding ribonuclease H-like domain-containing protein, translated to MALSEFQVCDRDLSDAFLQDYLQADRIAVDTETMGLKPHRDRLCLVQICNPEGQVTVVRIVQGQMDAPNLKQLMEADKVLKVFHFARFDIATLLHHLDIETMPIFCTKIASKLVRTYSPRHGLKELVRELVGEELDKSAQSSDWGNAENLSEEQLNYASNDVRYLLSAQATLVKMLEREERLELAMACFQCLPTIVTLDLMHFDNIFEH
- a CDS encoding IS3 family transposase, whose protein sequence is MGKAKALPRHQENEILSEQIQQIHDESRQTYGSPRIHASLVEKGFPVSRQRVVRLMAKLGICAQAKRPFKVTTHSEHDGPIAPNILDRTFTSEKPDQAWVADITYISTHEGWLYLAVIIDLFSRRVVGWSMAEHMRTQLVLNALKAALYQIRLIKSRNISSVKLATNGSE